A genomic window from Candidatus Bathyarchaeota archaeon includes:
- a CDS encoding aldo/keto reductase — MQKRKLGRTGLEVSVVGFGGTWISELPLDDAVKIVQRAFELGINYFDTAKLDGDSEEKLGAALKDVRDGCVLATKTASRTKSESLEDFKNSLRCLQTDWLDLIQLHGVDDVKTLQKAMGPRGSLDMCRKARSEGLVDFIGITGHKPRVLIEAIKTNEFDTVLVPLNIITRQALDELIPLANDLDIGVIAMKPLMAKTSRLITCLYQPSLSLLSDEPELKNYLGPDVPSRVHNALGYVLDQAVSLVITGFKSVEEVETAAQIGNNYNQLTNKQKSRFSVKFEQPYCRDCGLCLPCPETLDIAAILRFKTLYETYGLKNWAKKLYSGLPTNASSCTNCGECEPKCPYNLPVVSMLKQCQNDLGR; from the coding sequence TTGCAGAAACGCAAACTAGGACGAACTGGTCTTGAAGTCTCTGTAGTTGGCTTTGGTGGAACATGGATTTCAGAACTACCCCTTGATGATGCAGTAAAGATTGTTCAACGAGCTTTTGAGCTTGGAATTAACTATTTTGACACAGCAAAACTCGATGGAGACAGCGAAGAAAAACTTGGGGCAGCCTTGAAGGATGTGCGTGATGGATGTGTTTTGGCTACAAAAACTGCTTCTCGAACAAAAAGTGAGTCTTTGGAGGACTTCAAAAACAGTTTACGTTGTCTGCAAACTGACTGGCTAGATTTGATTCAACTTCATGGAGTGGACGACGTCAAAACCCTTCAGAAAGCAATGGGTCCGAGAGGATCTTTAGATATGTGCAGAAAAGCCCGTTCTGAGGGGTTGGTGGATTTTATTGGAATTACTGGTCATAAGCCTCGGGTGTTGATTGAAGCAATCAAAACTAACGAGTTTGACACGGTTTTGGTTCCCCTTAACATAATAACTAGGCAAGCCCTTGATGAACTGATTCCCCTTGCTAACGACCTAGACATCGGGGTAATCGCAATGAAGCCTTTGATGGCAAAAACTTCTAGGCTCATAACTTGTTTGTATCAACCCTCCCTTTCGTTGTTGTCCGACGAGCCCGAACTGAAAAATTACCTAGGACCAGACGTGCCTTCAAGGGTTCATAATGCCCTTGGTTATGTTTTAGATCAGGCTGTTTCTTTAGTTATCACAGGTTTCAAATCAGTAGAAGAAGTTGAAACAGCCGCACAGATAGGAAACAACTACAACCAGCTAACGAATAAACAAAAAAGCCGATTTAGTGTCAAATTTGAACAACCTTATTGTCGGGACTGTGGGCTGTGTTTGCCTTGCCCAGAAACCTTAGACATTGCTGCAATTCTTCGGTTTAAAACCCTTTACGAAACTTATGGCTTGAAAAATTGGGCAAAAAAACTGTACAGTGGACTTCCAACTAATGCATCTAGTTGCACAAATTGTGGAGAATGTGAACCAAAGTGCCCATACAACTTGCCTGTTGTTTCTATGCTTAAGCAGTGTCAGAATGATTTAGGGCGTTAA
- a CDS encoding cobalamin B12-binding domain-containing protein, translated as MQVTLVNPPYPEGSHRHPPFIPLGIGYLAAVLEKNGFEVNVIDLQALPRPLNEVESELRKRKPDLVGLTSTTLTYKSALRVIRVAKKALPECVTVIGGSHVTFWDENALKECPELDIVVRKEGENTLLEIVQRLESGKSYDDVIGLTCRKGAEIIKTEDRPYIENLDALPYPAFHLFPIEQFNKYGNIIFPLMTSRGCTFWCDFCSAVRMFGQRYRMRSPKKVVDELEFLYKKYGEKQYTFYDDAFTVNQKRTEELCDEILRRGLKIRWDCETRIDMVSKPLLEKMHKAGCIAVWYGVEAGSQDVRDAMGKGISTSQTFNAFKWTQEAGMIAVASIILGFPGETKETAMESSGLLRKLNPDEIGVYIATPYPGTPMYDYVKKMGWLRIHDFDRYDTATPIFESPNMTMQEIRGIHDKIHQSFYIRPTYILRAFRKGGVYGYSTTRTALAWLRRLIASKIGLR; from the coding sequence ATGCAGGTAACTCTTGTAAATCCACCTTATCCTGAAGGTTCCCATCGACATCCCCCCTTCATTCCTTTGGGTATTGGATATTTGGCTGCAGTTTTAGAAAAAAACGGATTTGAGGTTAACGTTATCGACCTTCAAGCCCTGCCCCGCCCCTTAAACGAAGTAGAATCCGAACTACGCAAACGAAAACCCGACCTAGTTGGGTTGACTTCTACTACTCTGACTTACAAGTCTGCCCTCAGAGTAATCAGGGTCGCGAAGAAAGCGTTGCCTGAGTGTGTGACTGTTATTGGTGGTTCTCATGTTACTTTCTGGGACGAAAATGCCCTGAAAGAATGTCCTGAGTTAGATATTGTTGTGCGAAAAGAAGGCGAGAACACCTTACTAGAAATCGTTCAACGCCTTGAATCCGGAAAAAGCTATGATGATGTTATCGGATTAACTTGCAGAAAAGGCGCAGAAATAATCAAAACTGAAGACCGTCCTTACATCGAAAACTTGGATGCGCTTCCTTATCCTGCGTTTCATTTGTTTCCTATCGAGCAGTTCAACAAATATGGAAACATCATTTTTCCTTTAATGACCAGCCGGGGATGCACTTTTTGGTGTGATTTTTGTTCGGCGGTTAGAATGTTTGGTCAAAGGTACCGTATGCGTAGCCCCAAAAAGGTTGTTGACGAACTTGAGTTTCTTTACAAAAAGTATGGTGAAAAACAGTACACCTTCTATGACGATGCTTTCACAGTTAATCAAAAGCGAACCGAAGAATTGTGCGATGAAATTCTTCGTCGGGGATTAAAAATTAGGTGGGACTGTGAAACTCGGATAGACATGGTTTCAAAACCGTTGCTTGAGAAGATGCACAAAGCTGGTTGCATCGCTGTGTGGTATGGTGTTGAAGCTGGCTCTCAAGATGTTCGGGATGCCATGGGGAAAGGGATTTCCACTAGCCAAACTTTTAATGCGTTCAAGTGGACCCAAGAAGCCGGTATGATTGCGGTTGCCAGTATTATTCTTGGTTTTCCAGGTGAAACTAAAGAAACTGCAATGGAAAGTAGTGGCCTTTTGCGTAAACTTAATCCTGACGAGATTGGAGTTTACATTGCAACTCCGTATCCTGGAACTCCTATGTATGATTACGTTAAAAAGATGGGCTGGCTGCGGATCCACGACTTTGATCGTTACGACACTGCTACTCCAATTTTTGAATCTCCAAACATGACTATGCAAGAAATCAGGGGAATTCACGACAAAATCCATCAAAGCTTCTATATTCGACCAACTTACATATTGCGTGCCTTCAGAAAAGGTGGAGTATACGGTTATTCCACAACCCGAACAGCGTTGGCGTGGCTTCGAAGGTTGATTGCTTCTAAAATCGGTTTACGTTAA
- the cobB gene encoding hydrogenobyrinic acid a,c-diamide synthase (glutamine-hydrolyzing), giving the protein MILQPRTPKQVMQEKNMNVPRVVIAGLYGEGGKTTVATGLMGALIKKGLNIQTFKSGPDHIDATYHNQVTNKQSRHLDAWLTSQRTVLESFQRTAKNVDIAVIEGAGGIFQGIPREIDGVKDFEGTAHIARLLRAPIVLVLDIGSLWMHRAEVIHAVMNIFKVLTKQINIKGIVINNVRDWQQEPWLKKAVGSATKIPILGMIPYNPNIVMPPRRGGLVPVPEQNGLKQTVADLIEHVSAHVEVDKIVEIAKQAKELPDIEPKVYPTTKRKQTVRIGVAFDEAFSCHNPDNLDLLEAYGAKIVFFSPVNDRELPENIDGLYFPGGFPDRIAEKLSTNKNMLKKVKDAVYDEMPIYSEQGSSMYLTKSITDFEGSTFPMVGAISGKSVIGWKMQALDSSRMETIKDNLLTRKGSIIQGNDFRFFKIIDIPKDTKFAFKMRIGKGINGTNEGIMVSNLLAMVGLVYFAFDTKIAENFVNLAEKYHHK; this is encoded by the coding sequence TTGATTCTGCAACCTCGAACACCAAAACAAGTTATGCAGGAAAAAAACATGAACGTTCCCAGAGTTGTTATCGCAGGCCTTTACGGCGAAGGAGGAAAAACAACAGTTGCCACCGGATTAATGGGCGCATTAATCAAAAAAGGGCTAAACATTCAAACCTTCAAGTCTGGCCCCGACCACATTGACGCAACTTATCATAACCAAGTAACCAACAAACAGTCTAGACATTTGGATGCTTGGCTTACGTCTCAAAGAACTGTTCTTGAAAGCTTTCAACGCACAGCAAAAAACGTTGACATTGCAGTTATTGAAGGCGCAGGAGGAATCTTTCAAGGAATCCCCCGAGAGATAGATGGAGTCAAAGACTTTGAAGGCACAGCCCATATTGCTCGACTCTTACGGGCGCCCATTGTTTTGGTTTTGGACATTGGCAGTTTGTGGATGCACCGCGCAGAAGTAATCCACGCGGTTATGAACATCTTCAAAGTGTTAACCAAACAGATTAACATCAAAGGCATAGTTATAAACAATGTTAGAGACTGGCAACAAGAACCATGGCTCAAAAAAGCTGTGGGTTCAGCCACAAAAATTCCAATTCTAGGCATGATTCCCTACAACCCAAACATTGTAATGCCCCCCAGACGGGGGGGACTGGTTCCAGTTCCTGAACAAAACGGGTTAAAACAAACAGTTGCTGACCTTATAGAACACGTTTCAGCCCATGTTGAAGTTGACAAAATTGTAGAAATCGCAAAACAAGCCAAAGAACTACCAGACATCGAACCTAAAGTGTATCCAACAACCAAAAGGAAACAAACAGTTAGAATTGGAGTAGCATTTGACGAAGCATTTAGTTGCCATAATCCCGACAACCTTGATCTTTTGGAAGCTTATGGTGCAAAGATTGTGTTTTTTAGTCCAGTTAACGACCGAGAACTTCCAGAAAACATTGATGGATTGTATTTTCCAGGAGGTTTCCCTGACAGGATTGCAGAGAAGTTGTCGACAAACAAAAACATGTTAAAAAAAGTCAAAGATGCAGTTTACGATGAAATGCCAATTTACAGCGAGCAGGGAAGTTCGATGTATTTAACCAAATCCATAACTGATTTTGAGGGCTCCACATTTCCGATGGTTGGGGCAATTTCGGGAAAGTCTGTAATTGGGTGGAAGATGCAGGCTTTGGATTCTTCGCGGATGGAAACGATAAAGGATAATTTGTTGACTCGGAAAGGGTCAATTATTCAGGGAAATGATTTTCGGTTTTTCAAGATTATAGACATTCCCAAGGATACAAAGTTTGCATTCAAGATGAGAATAGGAAAGGGAATCAATGGCACGAACGAGGGAATAATGGTAAGCAACCTTTTGGCGATGGTTGGGCTTGTTTATTTTGCCTTTGACACAAAAATTGCGGAAAATTTTGTGAACCTAGCCGAAAAGTATCACCACAAATAG
- a CDS encoding class I SAM-dependent methyltransferase translates to MKPEYEWLSEYDKPKYWSNFSPIYFQTLPFLFGFYFNLNDNKLRNFLKKQKGKILDLGCGNGRFLDYADVGVDFSKEMLKRAKTTGKHVVLASILALPFRENVFDTAFMADTSVIIKPEDRKQAYKEAKRSTKKFYDFLAEDRTYMPFIMPILKGIRLPLQATSYVALFLSFIVDRFRKIVVIRGESEHPETITAPKMW, encoded by the coding sequence ATGAAACCCGAATATGAGTGGCTTTCTGAATACGACAAACCAAAATACTGGAGCAACTTTTCTCCCATCTATTTTCAGACGCTGCCTTTTCTGTTCGGGTTTTATTTTAACTTAAACGATAACAAACTGAGAAACTTTCTCAAAAAACAAAAAGGCAAAATCCTAGACCTAGGATGCGGCAACGGCAGATTCTTGGATTACGCAGATGTGGGCGTGGACTTCAGTAAAGAAATGCTCAAACGAGCAAAAACCACAGGAAAACATGTAGTATTGGCGTCAATTTTGGCTCTTCCTTTCCGAGAAAATGTTTTTGACACTGCCTTCATGGCGGACACTTCAGTTATTATAAAACCTGAAGACCGAAAACAAGCTTACAAAGAAGCAAAACGAAGCACCAAAAAGTTTTACGATTTTTTGGCCGAAGACCGCACATACATGCCTTTTATTATGCCGATTCTGAAAGGAATCCGTTTGCCGTTGCAGGCGACATCGTATGTAGCGTTGTTTTTATCTTTTATTGTGGATAGGTTCCGAAAAATTGTGGTTATTCGGGGAGAATCTGAGCATCCGGAAACAATTACGGCTCCGAAAATGTGGTAA
- a CDS encoding coproporphyrinogen III oxidase family protein yields MKKSSPETEKENSYDSRESWPPYTYRDCADIAPETYEAFMEFLSTENTSNKVMELQPWISFCDSRCTFCYYPNNPYSSSMMEPYLEALKKELMMYAKTKYVQTSEFDEIVLGGGTPSLMNIEQMFGLIKFCEDNFNTVDDYFIKITGSSRSFSKEKLVAAADYGVYQVDMGAQTFDDKLRRMLNLPDSAEHVAEEVKLARKLGMCVCIDIMYNIPGQTLESWVDSVKKAIELDAEVDAYCLEVSPGTVLDKQIKEGKVPPQGDKELEKEMYVAAYELFKEAGYTPIGHDRYSRDIWHAKENCLNGWPWAGILTTGAGCFMGYLQRFSYSNIENAQEYVAAVNAGRFPIARLSESTEKEMMRKVMTKLYLRLPVIKAEFQEKFEKIPEDVYPEQLKRLQKKGLIEINDEEIKLTELGDLWKANIAWEFAEK; encoded by the coding sequence ATGAAAAAGTCTAGCCCAGAAACAGAAAAAGAAAACAGTTACGACTCCCGAGAGAGTTGGCCCCCCTACACTTATCGAGATTGTGCAGATATTGCTCCAGAAACCTACGAAGCTTTCATGGAGTTTTTGTCTACCGAAAACACATCCAACAAAGTAATGGAACTTCAGCCATGGATTTCTTTCTGTGATTCTCGGTGTACGTTTTGTTATTATCCCAACAATCCTTATTCAAGTAGCATGATGGAGCCGTACCTTGAGGCTCTGAAGAAAGAATTGATGATGTACGCCAAAACAAAATATGTTCAAACCAGCGAGTTTGATGAAATTGTTTTGGGTGGTGGAACTCCAAGCCTCATGAATATTGAGCAAATGTTTGGTTTAATCAAATTCTGTGAGGACAACTTCAACACAGTCGACGACTATTTCATTAAAATTACTGGTTCTTCAAGGAGTTTCTCCAAAGAAAAATTAGTTGCAGCCGCAGACTACGGAGTTTACCAAGTCGACATGGGTGCACAAACGTTTGACGACAAACTTAGAAGAATGCTCAACTTACCTGACAGCGCTGAACATGTTGCAGAAGAAGTTAAACTAGCACGCAAACTTGGAATGTGTGTTTGTATTGACATTATGTATAACATTCCGGGTCAAACTTTGGAAAGCTGGGTTGATTCAGTAAAGAAGGCAATCGAGTTAGACGCAGAAGTAGACGCATACTGCCTTGAAGTAAGTCCGGGAACCGTTCTTGATAAACAAATCAAAGAAGGAAAAGTTCCACCTCAGGGCGATAAAGAACTGGAAAAAGAAATGTACGTCGCAGCCTACGAGTTGTTCAAAGAAGCCGGATACACTCCCATCGGGCACGACAGATACTCACGAGATATATGGCACGCTAAAGAGAACTGTCTTAACGGATGGCCATGGGCAGGCATCTTAACAACTGGTGCAGGATGTTTCATGGGTTATCTGCAAAGATTTTCGTATTCCAACATTGAAAATGCACAAGAATACGTCGCCGCAGTAAACGCAGGAAGATTCCCAATTGCTAGGCTTTCGGAGTCTACAGAAAAAGAAATGATGCGCAAAGTAATGACAAAACTTTACCTGCGTTTGCCAGTAATCAAAGCGGAGTTCCAAGAAAAGTTTGAAAAAATTCCTGAAGATGTTTACCCCGAGCAACTAAAACGACTACAAAAGAAAGGTCTAATCGAAATCAACGACGAAGAGATTAAACTCACAGAACTCGGAGACCTGTGGAAAGCTAACATCGCGTGGGAATTCGCAGAAAAATAA
- a CDS encoding radical SAM protein: MAQTAMNRPQLYMMTWRCTRACNYNCLHCSFASNPYAINEIDTEGGKRIVDQLHAMGTKWFGLSGGEPLVRKDIFEIIEHAKSLGMNVSVITNGYFVKGEILDNLIKNEVMTAISLEGTEKTNDMTRGKGTYKTAIHAMKNLSEVGLFDCIVSTLNKNNCSEVDHIAELGYKYHATRVVYHNYIPVGRAQEHLELAPTPEQYEVTLNRIYDLMQEYKNKLSINVYCPFFARIAKERGMPDFDYWFNNVFLGQCFIGGRYMGLLENGDIRPCGFNEGYRMGNIKNKSMTELWNEMQDTEFTKKLRDRRNLKGKCGVCEYREICGGCRTRAEIYTGDLFESDPACAYIPKLLREK; encoded by the coding sequence ATGGCACAAACCGCAATGAACCGACCACAACTATATATGATGACTTGGAGATGTACAAGGGCCTGCAACTACAACTGTTTACACTGCAGTTTTGCTTCAAATCCTTATGCGATCAATGAAATTGACACTGAAGGCGGAAAACGCATAGTTGATCAACTTCATGCAATGGGTACAAAATGGTTCGGACTAAGCGGTGGAGAACCCCTAGTAAGGAAAGACATTTTTGAAATTATTGAACATGCAAAAAGCCTTGGAATGAACGTGAGTGTCATTACAAATGGTTATTTTGTTAAAGGCGAAATTCTAGATAACCTAATAAAAAATGAGGTCATGACTGCTATAAGCCTAGAAGGCACCGAAAAAACAAATGACATGACCCGCGGAAAAGGCACTTACAAAACAGCCATCCATGCAATGAAGAATTTGTCTGAAGTTGGGCTTTTTGATTGCATTGTGTCTACTTTAAACAAGAATAACTGTTCAGAGGTTGATCACATTGCTGAGTTGGGATATAAATATCACGCCACTCGGGTAGTTTATCACAATTATATTCCTGTTGGCAGAGCACAAGAACACCTAGAGTTAGCTCCCACTCCTGAACAATATGAAGTAACTTTGAATCGAATCTATGACTTAATGCAAGAATACAAAAATAAACTTAGCATCAACGTTTACTGCCCATTCTTTGCCCGAATAGCCAAAGAACGCGGAATGCCTGATTTTGATTACTGGTTTAACAACGTTTTTCTTGGTCAGTGTTTCATCGGCGGCAGATACATGGGTCTGCTAGAAAACGGTGACATTCGTCCCTGTGGATTTAATGAAGGCTACCGAATGGGAAATATCAAAAACAAATCCATGACCGAACTTTGGAACGAAATGCAAGACACAGAATTCACCAAGAAACTTCGAGACCGCCGAAACCTGAAAGGCAAATGTGGAGTTTGTGAATACCGCGAAATCTGTGGTGGCTGCAGAACCCGAGCAGAAATTTACACTGGCGATCTGTTCGAATCTGACCCAGCTTGCGCTTATATTCCAAAACTGCTAAGAGAAAAATAG